The Deinococcota bacterium genomic interval AGCGCCTGCAGAACCTGGCGAGCCTGGTCGAGCGCGGCTTCGAGGCCTATCCCTACCGTATCGAGGCCAGCCACAGCGCCCAGAGCCTGCAAGACCGCTACGGCGGCCAGGAGGCCGGCAGCGAATGGGACGAAAGGGTGACGGTCGCGGGCCGCGCCATGACCGTGCGGCAGATGGGCAAGGTCAGCTTCGTGACCCTGAAAGACGGCAGCGGCCGCATCCAGGCCTACTTTCAAAAGGACGCGCTGGGGAGCTACAACGCGCTCAAGAGGGTAGACCTGGGCGACTGGCTCGAGGTCTCGGGCACACTCTTCACCACCAAGACGGGCGAGCTCACCGTCAAGGCTGGCGCCTGGCGGCTGCTCGCGAAGTCCCTGCGCCCGCTGCCCGACAAGTTTCACGGCCTCGCCGACAAGGAGCAGCGCTACCGCCAGCGGCACCTGGATCTGATGACGAGCCCCGAGGCGCAGCGCGCCTTTGTCTTGCGCTCGAAGGCCGTCTCCTTTATCCGCCGCTTCCTGGACGAGCTGGGCTTTATCGAGGTCGAGACGCCGGTCTTGCAGAGCGTGCCGGGCGGCGCCGAGGCGCGGCCCTTCGTCACCCACCACAACGCCTTGGGGCACGACTTTCACCTGCGTATCTCGCTCGAGCTCTATCTCAAGCGCCTGATCGTCGGCGGCTTCGAACGGGTCTACGAGATCGGCCGCAACTTCCGCAACGAGGGCCTAAGCTACAAGCACAACCCCGAGTACACCATGCTCGAGCTCTACTGGGCGGGCAAGGACTATATGGATATCCTGGAGCTGGTCGAGACGATGTACGAGAGGCTGGTCAGGGAGCTGACCGGCTCGACCACGCTTGTCTACCAGGGCGTGGAACTCGACTTCAAGGCGCCCTGGGCCAGGGTGGACTACACGGGCGAAGTGCAGACGCGCGCGGGCTTGGACTTCGAACTGCTCGACGAGGCCAGGCTGCGCGATTGGCTAAAGGAACGGCACCCCGCCTTGGCGGCGGAGCCCATCGAGGGGGTCTACAACAAGCTCTACGACCTCTACTTGGAGCCCCGTCTCGTTCAGCCCACCTTCGTCATGGACCACCCGCTGGCCATCAGCCCGCTCGCCAAGGCCCACCGCTCTCGGCCCGGCCTGGTCGAGCGCTTCGAGCCCGTAGCCGTGGGCATGGAACTCGGCAACGCCTTTAGCGAACTGAACGACCCCGTCGACCAGCGCCGGCGCTTTGAAAGGCAGCAGGCCCTGCGCGACGCCGGCGACGAGGAGGCGCCGCCCCTGGACGAGGACTTTCTGGCGGCGCTCGAGTACGGCATGCCGCCGACCGGCGGCCTGGGCTTGGGCATCGACCGGCTGGCCATGCTGCTGACCGACGCGCCCAGCATCCGCGACGTGCTCCTGTTTCCGCTGATGAAGCCGGAGTGACCGCTATTACCCGGAAGCTGTTACCCGGAAGCTGTTACCCGGAAGCTATGACCCGGAACAAGGTGACGAAGGTACCCGGCCGGGTCCGAACAACGGCTACAGTCAAGACGGCTACAGTCAAGACGGCTACAGTCAAGGGGACGCTTTGTAGTGGATACCGACCTGTTGGACATCGATACACCTGACTGGGTGAGAGACGCCGTCTTCTACCAGATCTTTCCCGACCGCTTCGTCAGGAGCAGGCGGCAAAGGGCGGCCCGTTTGGAGCCCTGGGACAGCCCGCCTACCGTCCACGGCTACAAGGGCGGCGACCTCTGGGGCGTCATCCACAGGCTCGACTGGCTGCAGGAGCTGGGCGTCACCGCGCTCTACTTCAACCCCATCTTCAAGTCGGGCTCGAACCACCGCTACCACACCTACGACTACTACGGGGTAGACCCCCTGCTGGGCGGCGATGAGGCCTTCGACGCCCTTTTAGAGGCCTGCCGGGCGCGCGGTATGAGGGTGATCTTAGACGGCGTCTTCAACCACGCCAGCCGGGGCTTTTTTCAGTTTCACGACATCCTGGAAAACGGCGACCAGAGCCCCTATCTCGACTGGTTCCACGTGAGCGGCTTTCCGCTCTATGCCTACGACGAGGCGCGGCCGCTGGGCTACGCGGCCTGGTGGGGCCTGCCCGCCCTGCCCAAGTTCAACACCAAGACGATCGCGGTGCGCGAGTTTCTGTGGGGGGTGGCGACGCACTGGCTCGAGAAGGGTATCGACGGCTGGCGCTTGGACGTGCCCAACGAGATCGCCGACCCGGGCTTCTGGCAGGAGTTCCGGCGGCGCTGCCGGGCGGTGAACCCGGACGCCTACATCGTCGGCGAGATCTGGGACGAGGCCGGCCACTGGCTGCGCGGCGACCAGTTCGACGCGGTGATGAATTACCCCTTCACCCGCGCCGCCTTTGGCTTTTTTGGCGCGGGGACGCTCAACGAGCACGAAATAAGGCGCTGCGGCTACCAGCACATCCCCACCATTGACCAGGCCGAGGCCTTTGCCGCCATCTTGGAGACGCTCCTGAATGCGCACCCGCCGGCCATCAACGAAGTGCAGCTGAACCTCCTGGGCAGCCACGACACGCCGCGCGCGCTCACCATCCTTGGCGGCGACGAGGCCGCCTACTGCATGGCGCTCGTGTTCCTGATGAGCTATCCCGGTGCGCCCTGCCTCTACTACGGCGACGAGCTGGGTCTGAGAGGTGGTCACGATCCCGACTGCCGAGCGAGCATGCCCTGGGACCGGCCCGAAAGTTGGAACCACGGCCTCCTGCGCACGACCAAGGACCTCATCGC includes:
- a CDS encoding glycoside hydrolase family 13 protein codes for the protein MDTDLLDIDTPDWVRDAVFYQIFPDRFVRSRRQRAARLEPWDSPPTVHGYKGGDLWGVIHRLDWLQELGVTALYFNPIFKSGSNHRYHTYDYYGVDPLLGGDEAFDALLEACRARGMRVILDGVFNHASRGFFQFHDILENGDQSPYLDWFHVSGFPLYAYDEARPLGYAAWWGLPALPKFNTKTIAVREFLWGVATHWLEKGIDGWRLDVPNEIADPGFWQEFRRRCRAVNPDAYIVGEIWDEAGHWLRGDQFDAVMNYPFTRAAFGFFGAGTLNEHEIRRCGYQHIPTIDQAEAFAAILETLLNAHPPAINEVQLNLLGSHDTPRALTILGGDEAAYCMALVFLMSYPGAPCLYYGDELGLRGGHDPDCRASMPWDRPESWNHGLLRTTKDLIALRKSSVALRRGSFRTLYAKEALYVMAREHEDERFIVAFNVSAKQVRLELELGDAGQSLEGPYRAPLNGLSASVESGRLSGHDIPARSGAIFKRL
- the lysS gene encoding lysine--tRNA ligase translates to MSEKSLREQRLQRLQNLASLVERGFEAYPYRIEASHSAQSLQDRYGGQEAGSEWDERVTVAGRAMTVRQMGKVSFVTLKDGSGRIQAYFQKDALGSYNALKRVDLGDWLEVSGTLFTTKTGELTVKAGAWRLLAKSLRPLPDKFHGLADKEQRYRQRHLDLMTSPEAQRAFVLRSKAVSFIRRFLDELGFIEVETPVLQSVPGGAEARPFVTHHNALGHDFHLRISLELYLKRLIVGGFERVYEIGRNFRNEGLSYKHNPEYTMLELYWAGKDYMDILELVETMYERLVRELTGSTTLVYQGVELDFKAPWARVDYTGEVQTRAGLDFELLDEARLRDWLKERHPALAAEPIEGVYNKLYDLYLEPRLVQPTFVMDHPLAISPLAKAHRSRPGLVERFEPVAVGMELGNAFSELNDPVDQRRRFERQQALRDAGDEEAPPLDEDFLAALEYGMPPTGGLGLGIDRLAMLLTDAPSIRDVLLFPLMKPE